One Corynebacterium yudongzhengii DNA window includes the following coding sequences:
- the pyrF gene encoding orotidine-5'-phosphate decarboxylase: protein MPAPGFGARLRAAGARHGRLCVGIDPHAQLLEQWGLSDDIDGLRAFTDACVEAFASEVALIKPQVAFYERFGAAGFQVLEEALAELRSRDTLVVADAKRGDIGSTMAGYAEAWLGERSPLRADAVTVSPYLGIGALNPVFELAHKRGAGVFVLAATSNPEAPAVQRADTGGGVTLAQSVVDHCAAFNRGGKPGDVGVVVGATVDDPPALDELNGPVLMPGVGAQGAGSEDVARIAAGVTDLAFPNVSRSVLKAGPKVGALRAAARAQAEDFPGNFPGGSVHA, encoded by the coding sequence ATGCCCGCGCCAGGATTCGGCGCCCGGCTGCGTGCCGCGGGCGCCCGGCACGGCCGGTTGTGCGTGGGCATCGACCCGCACGCCCAGCTGCTGGAGCAGTGGGGCTTAAGCGATGATATCGACGGGCTGCGGGCGTTTACCGACGCCTGCGTCGAAGCCTTCGCCAGTGAAGTCGCCTTGATAAAGCCGCAGGTCGCGTTCTACGAGCGCTTCGGCGCGGCCGGATTCCAAGTGCTGGAAGAGGCACTCGCGGAGCTGCGCTCCCGTGACACGCTGGTGGTCGCCGACGCTAAGCGCGGCGATATCGGCTCGACGATGGCCGGCTACGCCGAGGCGTGGCTGGGAGAGCGTTCCCCGCTGCGTGCCGATGCCGTGACGGTCTCGCCTTATCTCGGCATCGGCGCCTTGAACCCAGTCTTTGAGCTCGCACATAAGCGCGGCGCCGGCGTGTTCGTGCTCGCGGCGACGTCGAACCCGGAGGCCCCGGCGGTGCAGCGCGCCGATACCGGCGGCGGGGTGACGCTAGCGCAGTCGGTCGTCGATCACTGTGCGGCGTTCAACCGCGGCGGTAAACCGGGCGATGTGGGCGTTGTCGTCGGCGCCACCGTGGATGATCCGCCGGCGCTAGACGAGCTCAACGGCCCAGTGCTCATGCCGGGCGTGGGTGCCCAGGGCGCCGGTAGCGAGGATGTTGCGCGGATCGCCGCGGGGGTCACTGACCTGGCGTTTCCCAACGTCTCGCGCTCGGTGCTCAAGGCCGGACCCAAGGTGGGGGCGCTGCGGGCGGCGGCACGCGCGCAGGCCGAAGACTTTCCTGGAAACTTTCCTGGAGGGTCAGTTCACGCCTAA
- the mihF gene encoding integration host factor, actinobacterial type: MALPKLTDEQRKQALAKAAEARKARAELKAELKRGGTTLKDVLEKAESDEIIGKTKVSAILEALPKVGKVKAKEIMDELEIAPTRRLRGLGERQRVALLDRFGFSGE, from the coding sequence GTGGCCCTTCCCAAGTTGACCGACGAGCAGCGCAAGCAGGCTCTCGCTAAGGCTGCCGAGGCACGTAAGGCCCGCGCCGAGCTCAAGGCTGAGCTCAAGCGTGGCGGCACCACCTTGAAGGACGTGCTCGAAAAGGCTGAGTCCGACGAGATCATCGGCAAGACCAAGGTCTCCGCCATTCTCGAGGCTCTGCCGAAGGTCGGTAAGGTCAAGGCCAAGGAAATCATGGACGAGCTGGAGATCGCCCCGACCCGCCGCCTGCGCGGTCTCGGTGAGCGTCAGCGCGTCGCCCTGCTCGACCGCTTCGGCTTCTCCGGAGAGTAA
- the gmk gene encoding guanylate kinase has product MADGKPQGRLVVLAGPSAVGKSTIVSRLRAGLEDLYFSVSMTTRSPRPGEKDGVDYFFVTPEDFQARIDEGLMLEWADIHGGLQRSGTPAKPVEDAMKVGRPVLVEVDLEGARAIKALKPEAVTVFLAPPSWEELVQRLTGRGTEAEEVIARRLETAKNELDHQSEFDYVVVNDDVTAAVEEITSILRGE; this is encoded by the coding sequence ATGGCGGACGGTAAACCCCAGGGGCGCCTGGTCGTCCTCGCCGGTCCGTCCGCGGTGGGCAAGTCCACCATTGTCTCCCGGCTGCGGGCCGGGTTGGAGGACCTGTACTTCAGCGTGTCCATGACCACCCGTTCACCGCGGCCTGGAGAGAAAGACGGAGTCGACTACTTCTTCGTCACCCCGGAGGACTTCCAGGCGCGTATCGACGAGGGGCTCATGCTCGAGTGGGCAGACATCCACGGAGGCCTGCAGCGTTCGGGCACCCCGGCCAAGCCCGTGGAGGACGCCATGAAAGTCGGCCGCCCGGTGTTGGTGGAGGTAGACCTCGAAGGCGCCCGTGCCATTAAGGCCCTCAAACCCGAGGCGGTGACGGTCTTTCTCGCGCCGCCGTCGTGGGAGGAGCTCGTGCAGCGGCTTACCGGCCGTGGCACCGAGGCGGAAGAGGTCATCGCCCGCCGTCTCGAGACCGCTAAGAACGAGCTCGACCATCAGAGCGAGTTCGACTACGTGGTCGTCAACGACGATGTGACGGCCGCCGTCGAAGAGATCACATCCATTCTGCGGGGCGAATAG
- the rpoZ gene encoding DNA-directed RNA polymerase subunit omega, translating to MTNPTNETQDPAYDQPEGITNPAIDSLLDKVSSKYALAIFAAKRARQINSYYQQPDDGVFEFIGPLVTPEPGEKALSIALREIEAGLLEHEEGQ from the coding sequence GTGACCAACCCGACCAACGAGACCCAGGATCCCGCCTACGATCAGCCCGAGGGCATTACCAACCCGGCGATCGATTCGCTGCTGGACAAGGTCTCTTCCAAGTACGCACTGGCGATCTTCGCTGCCAAGCGCGCACGCCAGATCAACAGCTACTACCAGCAGCCGGATGACGGTGTCTTCGAGTTCATCGGCCCGCTGGTGACCCCGGAGCCGGGGGAGAAGGCCCTGTCGATCGCACTGCGTGAGATCGAGGCTGGACTCCTCGAGCACGAGGAAGGCCAGTAG
- a CDS encoding transposase gives MAAGPHSIDPTTYLDELLAQASPDLMREMLQRFINQILSTQADQICCAEYATTSESRTNVRNGYRHRNLDTRVGTIDVAVPKLRTGSFFPDWLLKRRTRAERALTTVIATCYLKGVSTRRMNDLVATLGINNLSKSQVLRDGQRSRSDGGGLPHPTPGYRPLPVCFLRRVDDEGA, from the coding sequence ATGGCCGCTGGCCCCCATTCTATCGACCCCACCACCTACCTCGACGAACTACTAGCCCAAGCCTCCCCGGACCTAATGCGCGAGATGCTCCAGCGCTTCATCAACCAGATCCTCTCCACCCAGGCCGACCAGATCTGCTGCGCCGAATACGCCACCACATCCGAGTCCCGCACCAACGTCCGCAACGGCTACCGCCACCGCAACCTCGACACCAGAGTCGGCACCATCGACGTCGCCGTGCCGAAACTACGCACCGGTTCCTTCTTCCCGGACTGGCTGCTTAAACGGCGCACCCGGGCCGAACGGGCCCTGACCACCGTGATCGCCACCTGCTACCTCAAGGGTGTCTCCACCCGCAGGATGAACGACCTCGTCGCCACCCTGGGGATCAACAACCTCTCAAAATCCCAGGTCTTAAGAGATGGCCAAAGATCTCGATCAGATGGTGGAGGACTTCCGCACCCGACCCCTGGATACCGTCCCCTACCTGTATGTTTCCTGCGACGCGTTGACGATGAAGGTGCGTGA
- a CDS encoding IS256 family transposase, with protein sequence MAKDLDQMVEDFRTRPLDTVPYLYVSCDALTMKVREGGRVVKTSVLLATGVNAEGYRELLGMQVATSESVASWTGFLPRPESPRLKRGVPGHQRRIRGHPARVIGEVLPNASCQRCRTHFAKNLSGLVPKSQWPTLSAMFQTIFQQPDAASVWNQAREVVTFCEQKFPHVADYLEEALDELLAFTHAPKAVWTKVWSNNPTERLNREIRQRTDVVGIFPNRDAVVRLVGAVLAKQHE encoded by the coding sequence ATGGCCAAAGATCTCGATCAGATGGTGGAGGACTTCCGCACCCGACCCCTGGATACCGTCCCCTACCTGTATGTTTCCTGCGACGCGTTGACGATGAAGGTGCGTGAAGGCGGACGGGTCGTGAAAACCTCCGTGCTGCTGGCCACCGGCGTGAACGCGGAAGGCTACCGCGAACTACTCGGTATGCAGGTCGCCACCTCCGAGTCGGTGGCCTCGTGGACCGGGTTTCTTCCGCGACCTGAAAGCCCGCGGCTTAAACGAGGTGTACCTGGTCACCAGCGACGCATACGTGGGCATCCAGCACGCGTCATCGGCGAGGTCCTGCCCAACGCCTCCTGTCAACGCTGCCGGACGCATTTCGCGAAGAACCTCTCCGGACTGGTGCCCAAAAGCCAATGGCCGACCTTGTCGGCGATGTTCCAGACGATCTTCCAGCAACCGGACGCCGCATCGGTGTGGAACCAGGCCCGGGAAGTAGTGACTTTCTGTGAGCAGAAGTTCCCGCACGTGGCCGACTACCTGGAAGAAGCCCTGGATGAGCTACTCGCGTTCACCCACGCCCCGAAAGCAGTGTGGACGAAGGTGTGGTCGAACAACCCCACCGAGCGGCTGAATCGGGAGATCCGCCAGCGCACCGACGTGGTGGGGATCTTCCCGAACCGAGATGCCGTCGTGCGACTGGTCGGGGCGGTGCTGGCAAAGCAGCATGAGTGA